The genomic stretch ACAAAGGAAGGACTAGCGAGGGTACCACTCTATTTCCACCAAAACTGAACACACTTGAATAAAGAAGAGTGGAGTTTTCTGGCCAGGGATGTGGGGAGGCTGGCACGTGGACTACTGGCATCAATGGATTGGGAAAAAATTGATTCAATCGGTGTTGCTTGCTTGCTTTGCTGCCCCAACTGAACTCGGTTCAGCCTGGGTAGCAAGTCAAGCTGTCTGctactgtttttttcctgtaattttaaaaatggcCTTAATATATCTGCCATTGCTCTGGAGCTGCTCTAGAGTACTTTGTCTATTTTACTCTGTGCCTGCCTTGTCACAAAGACCAGGCCTCCTCCAGGTTGCACTAGTTCCCATGAATAGTCATTTTGATATGGAGTTCGATAGGAACGTAACAAAGGTTTAACTAAATgggaaatattatatatttgtaatgtttagCCCGTTTTGTGACTAGACATTAAAAAGCATGAACACTTTCAGTGCAAGGTCAGttctttacactttttaaaagatgTGTATGCCCCATATTGATGGCACCATTTCTATGTAAATGACAGTTGAACCATCTTCAGAAGACCAGTGTACAAGAAAGTCTGTTCTATTGCATatatgtgggggaaaaaagtaatcTGCCATTATGAAGACCCAGTGTCAATTCTTATAGTACATGTAAGACGGAAAAGTGTCTATTCTTTGGCCCTAATATATTCTAAACCATTGGAAGTATATGGACGTATTTACCCAGTCTCCCATTTGAATGACATATTCCAGATCATACATCTGTGAAGTGTTATAGATTAAATTTTGAGAATTTCTTTCCTTAGTATTGCCAACTTgcaaatattatatattctcATATTGTGGTTAACTAAAAGTGGAAAGACTAATGCATGGTCATGTTATTGTCAAAGAAAGTGTCCAAGTACCAATTTCGTTGTTTAACAATTTCTTTTCTGCAATTATCTGACATATTTGTGCAGAATTAAATGAATTGAGTATGTGCAAAAATTTCCTCTAACATGCTTGGATATTTGTAGGATGCTGAGCATCACTTCTACTGGCAATGTTATTCTGTGTTTGAATGAGGGGTTGTCATGTTTATTCAGTCCGTCTCGTACGTAGTGTGGTGTGACAGACACTTCAGAGGATTTTGTAAATTAAAAGGGTAGCATCATTTTTACATGATATTACTCATCATTCAGTATCATGGTGAGATGTTGAAACTTCTTTTGTTTGGAAGCAAAAAAGATGGAAGTTGTTGTCTGCAAGAATGCCTGCATTAacccattaaaacattttccagcAGTCTGATGTGGcccaggttttttttctttcttttaacagGGGATTTATTAAATCAGTTGTCAGATTTGAGCGTCACTGTCACTTTGAGGAATGGTGATTATCATCCACACTGTTTCTCTTTAATGGTCGTGTAAATGGATGTAGATATCAGGCTGAGGTGGTCCACCATGATAATCAAAAGTAAATGCGGACTGCATTAGCAAAGTAACATCAATAATGTTGAACCTTGTAGAACAcatgaaagacattttttccTCTTGCTTCATGTGTGAATGCTCGGTACAATCTCTAATTAAAGCACACAAGGCCGCTCTTTCTTGCTAGAACAGAGACGTCTTCATCGGCTGCTTGCGGATCCTCGTCCGCCCCTCTCAGCACAGGAAAAGCCCTGATGCCATCTCTGCTTTAGGATGCCTCTGCGACCTTTTATCTTCCTCTTTTGCTTTCCTCCGCTAACTGTGATGCTTGAAAGAAGATGCCTgcagttgaaaatgtgttcagtcATTTGGATTGTAGGGAATGAGATTGTTAAAGAAGCAGTGGACAATGGCACTGCAAGTCTGACAGTTTATTGTTAAAGCAGCTCTCGTAAAAAgtttatgtaaaaataacaaaaaatagtCTTATACTGGTCAGCATTGTTTCCATGTGAGGAAATGACGGGTTCAGTCTCAAACAGGTTGTGTGATGCTCAATGCCTTGCAGACCGTATTTTGTGATGAACTcttagagattttttttttactactgtgTGTTCCTTAGACGCTTCTACTAAAGTAttaagttttttgtttgtttttaccagAAAGCATTTTGACAAACCCAGTTAAGGGTTATGAACTTGTCAAATCCAACAGTGGAATTACACATCAGTGTTATCTAGAGAAAGCATTTGTGGACTGAGAGTCTTTGGAGataagagagaaacaaacagatgaACATATGAAAACGCAACCTGTCGTTTTGCTGTGTTAAATTCTGGTCTGTAAACAGCAGCAAGGGGAAGAATTAGCATGTCTGGCTTTGGCAATGAATGTGTGATTGTCGACTGTAAGTCTTAAGTGTTAAGCAACAAAAGGTGTTAAAACCATAAATAATCATCTAAACTAAAATATCTCCCGAGGGTAAATTAAAATTTTCATCTTGGTTGATtagatataaaaatatacaaataattgCTGTTAATTGTGAAATCAGTGTGTGACATGGGCAATTACCTAACTGGAAACATTTATTATATGGGTGTCATTAATTATCAGTATTCTCACCATGAAAAGTGACATTTCCAAGGATTTGGATGCGTGCAGCAGGAAAGCCTGGTGTGACTTGATGCCTAAGGAGTGGGTGCCTCACCCTGATCAGATAAGAGTAATGGAAGCGAATGAAAAGACCCCTGTCCCTGATGGCCACTGTAAAATGGATGTGCTCCCTGAGGTGTACCTCTGGTATCATCCACGCCTGTGGACACAGATTTATTGGCCATTAAAAAGCTACACTGAAATGTACCTCTTAAAATGGTGTGTTTATCCTATTGAGAAGTCCTTCTAGGAATGAAACGAGACAACTGTGAGCACCGACAGACGCGAGTTGACTCAGTTTCACAATATGCTGCGCCAAGTTCAAATAAGGTTTAATGCCATAAAAACCTAAATTAATCTTTAcaatttcattttaacaaaatgaCCCCCTAAGAAATCAAATAttccaaaatgaacatttgtacttacagtatacacacagcAGTGTTCTTATTCCTATTTTACAGGGGAAACTGTTTAAACAAGCAAGCAGGAAATCAATATAGGTACAATCTTTAAGgattacaaaaatggaaatcgAACAATCTAACTATAAGCAATAAATATGACATCTATCTACATGATATTTCTTAACAAACACCAAAAATAAGGAGCAGTATACTCATTGATATATTTCTCTGGAAAAATTAGAATAAATTGACATTGTTTACTCTGAAGCCATAAGTAAACACGTTTAGTTTTAGAgttacacattaatacacagcATTTGCACAAAGGAGTAGAACTAAAACATCAACATAGATCAACTCAGATTTGATTTCCTTATCATACACCTCTCTTCGTGTATATCATTTGACAGGATCATTTACAGCTGATGGGGAAAAGACATGAGATACAGCCATTAAAGgaacaatgacagaaatgacTGCCATGTGTTTAGTCAATGCCACATGCCCTCACCTAAAAACCCCAATATGCAGTCATCTCCACTCATGGCATTTAATGTGTGATGGCTTTTAACACAACCTTTAAAGCTGTTGTGATTGCTAAGTCAAAGAACATTACACCATTTACTACGGGACTGGATGTCATCCACTTTTACACAAAGTCAGTTAACTAAAGCCTGCTGTACAATTGGGAaatgtctgacattttaaaatttagTCCCACTTCTCATTAAAATTCCAGACGGATTCTGTATTttcgctttttttaatttccttttctttttcttttggtttcttCACTCTTGATCTTAGGTAAATGAAATTTCCCAGGCTAATTAAAGCCTATTAAAGACAGGTAATGTCAGGGCTAGTGGCAGGACCATGACAAAGTGCTGATAATTGTCTGCCAGACTCGCTAAATCCACCTGTCCTGCAATTATCGCTTTCCCCCCACCTCTCCTGACACATTAATCCACTGCAGGGCCGCTCGGCAGGCTGATGCCTCAAAGTGCATCCTGCAAACACAGATGTTGGATTTCAGACTAGTTTAGCATTCACATACCTTATTATGATTGTAGCAAGGAAACCAACACATTTTGGGGAGCGAACAAGGCAGGAGCCAGGTTATGCATGGATGGGTACCTGCATACGTATATGTAATGATAAACGATTATGCTCTCGGCTTGCTCTTTGAGTTTGAATTGTTGGATCAATTCATTTTGTCACGGGCACTTAATATTAAGTTCGATCAGTCAATTCACTTTATTTCAGCACCAAAAAGAGTAAGATAAAAGAGATTAAAGATTAGTTGTAAGGCCATATTAATAATTCAGAGCTTCTTGAAAAAATACCCATTGATCAAACGCATCTGAAATAATGGACCGTGTCCTGCCTGTGTTCTGTTAACAGGTACAAATGGATGTTAGCTCTGCTTTGAGGCAATGAACAGATCAATTTGATTAATCAGTTCAAATGTAGCAATGTTTCAAGTGGGTgggaaatatttaattttatgcCCTGTTGAATAACAATTCAAATGTCCTGGTATTGTCACTATTGACATGACTGAAAATCGAGTCATATGTCATCCCATAATAGACCGTTTAACCCTTGTGCCTCACTAGGGATATTTTTAGTTTGCAGTTTGTCGATAATTTTGGCTGCATGCAACGTTCATTTTGATAAGgttttatttaggttttttttttcttttcacccaTTTTTCTAATTTTGGGTGTTCAACCTCAGCTTCTATAATAACTGCATAATTAACTCCATTATGGACAAAATATCCcaatttaaaccattttaaacaaattttTGGATGCCACAACATAAATTAATGTATTCTACTATATCAAGCTTTCAATCTGGAGGCTTCACAATTGAAGTTTTCACTATTTTCCATTGAGACATTTTCTCATGTTTGCACTATGGAGCAAATACATGCTACTTTCCTGGTTTCCACTAGGGGCATTGCTTCTGTTTTATGCGCTACAGGTCAATGCAGTAAATGTATGCAACTaaaattattgtgtgtgttgatgtggaTGTTGGagagtggtgtgtgtgcgtatgaAGAAATTAGTGTGTCTGTATGCAGCCACTTTAGGTCGCAAATGCTCCCCTTCCTGCCACTCTCCttcaaaaactgacatttaaagggctacatttttttgaataattatttgaaTAATTATCAAGCGGCCCTGGGAtcagctggggaaaaaaagatccaTGTGTATATCTGTACACATGGTTTACAAACTATGCACTCAGATTTATAAGTTCTGCCCACAGATTCATAAACCATGCCAATGGATTcgtaaactgtgtgtgtgtgtgtgtgtgtgtgtgtgtgtgtgtgtgtgtgtgtgtgtgtgtgtgtgtgtgtgtgtgtgcatttaatgCCCAAACCACTGCTCTTTTTATTGGATTTAGTGCTTCTTCTATTtcatatgaatatttttatggaaaatgtatcatttgttTTCAATAGCTTCCATATCATGTGCCTCAGTGACTCCAAATCAATACCAAATTGTATTAGGCTACTACAGTCCTGCCTCACATTGTTGAAatgtagttttatttgtttcttctccATAATTCTCCTGACAATAAACGAACACACCTATACCGTGATtctccaaaatgtaaaaacaggttGTTAAGTTTGCTGCAGCCTGTtcattgttatgtttttttcttcttttttttttacaatatgaaataaaaaagcactAAAATCCAATACAAAAGGGGTATCTTTTTTGTCCAGTGTGTTAACACAATTGGCTGTTGATTGGAGTCACTGCAGTGACACTAGAGGGGCTCtgtagaaaataatattaatttatagtTAGTTTTTTATAGCAGTTTTAGGAAAGGAACATTTTTGTTctaaattagatttttctttttttaatctgacactgtacaaaaataataatacatcaaaaTCAATGTTATTGCTAATAACTGACATCTCCCGGACTATGATAATCATTAAATATGAGGAGGTgatggtcttttttttcatttaaaaacaagggCAGCATGTAAAAACCTGgcatttaaatttatttttaattctgaACATTAATGAATATTTAGTAGATATAATCAGGACTGATGTTGATTTAAGAAATTAACTCAGTGAAAGATataatttagtatttttataGCAGTTGTAAAAACGGGATATTTTGTCGTGTAAGGTAACAAGATTGTTTTTTACTGACACTGCACAAAAAGTTAAAATGCCTCAAAGTCGATGTTGATACTAATCACTGACATATCCCAGACtgttgagggggggggggggggggtccccTTAGTATAAGGGATCCCCTTAGTATATAGCCTACGGGATCCCCTTAGTatataggaaaaaaataaatgttgttttgtttattcattgaaaaaacaacagatgcattatataaacaaattggcattaaaattgttaaaattcTGAAAATGAATGGATATTTGGTGGTGATGATTAGGACTGAAGCTGGTTAAAAGATTTAACTCAGTGAAAGTGGAAAATagtattaacatatttttatggcAGTCTTTTGACACTGACATTCTTGTCCTTTAACGACATCAGTGCAACTTTTTTAAAGTGAGGCACAAGGATTAAATGAGTTGAGGGAATAGCTAGACAATGTTAGCATCAGTGCAGCACTGGCACAGAAGCCAGTGACGTACTTCCAACTGGGAGGCTGCTTGCCTATGGTCTAGCCTTAAAGAAAACATCTGGACAACATACTAATTACTAGTGTTTTACAGAGAACATGTGCTGTTGTGATGGGGAGGAATCACCCAGGGTTGGTAGCTAGCTCTGAATCCCAAGTCAACCCCTTAAACCAAGTCCCTGGACACCTAACTATCTGAAGTGTTAGAGCTTTATACTTGTCTGAATTATATACAAAACCTTTGTAATAATGCACCAAATCCCTCCAGTGTGCGCCCTATTACAAGTTGCACTTCCAGCAAACTGGCTCAGGTATTTAGGTGTTTGGGGACTAAGAGGTTGAAATTTACATTGTTTAATGGTAAAACAAAAGATCGATGCATACTAACAACAGCTAGGTCATCCTGTGGAGGAGTACGGTGTGTCACTATGGTAGTTGTAGTCAGGGCATACTTTCTGCACCAGTTTATAGTCTTCACTGTAAAAGGCTATATAGATGCATATGACTTTGAAAGGTTTTGAGCACAGCCAGGACACGTGGCTCTGCGTCTGCTCCTGATAGCACCCCTTGGATGGGTCATGGCTGCAATGGGTATTCTTCTTGCTGCGGTCCGTCTTCTCATACTCAATGCGACAGTTGAATGATTTGGTGTCTTTGGTCTCCAGTGTAGACTGCTGGGCGATCTCAAACTCCACCACCTTGGAGGGCGgcaccaggctgactgacacATTTCCTAGGCCTGTGGAGTTGTGGCGGAAGTAAACGCTAAAAGTGCCATTCCCGTGGTCCACGATCTTCCCTGTGATCAGCAGGTTTAGTTTGACGGTCTTGATGTTGGAGTGGAAGTCCCCCCACCCGAACATCTTTTTGAACTTGCCGGTCTTGACAATGGGCCTGCGTTTAGTTCTGGCCTGTGCACCCTGAACATCTGTCTGGTTAGATAACCAGTCCCAGAAGTCCTCCATGTTCTGTAAATATGTCACTTCCCTCATGTTGCTCTTGAACCCCGGGGAGCCCCTGGCAAACAAACGCAGGGGGTTGAGGATCTGTGGACTCGCCCCCATGGGAGAAGTCTTCTGTTCATTAACTCTGTCCCCCCACTCGATGAGCTCTGTGGCTCCTCCACGCACTTTCCTGCATGTGACCTTCAGAGAGAACAGAGcagaggcagacagaaaaagagcaTTAGGTGACATaaaacctctaaaaaaaaaagactatgcACTGTAACACAACAATTATGCAACCTATACCCAAGTGTTTTAGGGTTGTTCTACAAACATTGTATTTCTGGTTGGTCTTTCAAACAAAACATCCACTGGTGCacagacagaaatgtatttaatattttcagtttgctcaaaaaatgtttttttaaaaagcacaatgtAGTTTACACAAACAGTGATATCTTTCACAGACATGAAATCTTAACTTTTGGTGATtgcactgtaaaaacacagcagcagaaattAAATACTAAGGACAGAAAACAAGCACTTCAGCTCTAaaattggagagaaaaaacCCACAGTGAGCATGAAGCACCCACTTGTCATACAAGTTAAGATTTACTTAAGGAAACACTGAACTACAGAAAAGGTACCCGTGGGAAAAATGCTGTTTGGTAAACTAAAGCTTTACAAAAAGCACTTCAAATAGATGCTGAAGGAGTGCTCAGTAATTGGAAGGATGACATTTTATTCAGAATACACAAAAAGCCACTTGATTCCTTGGCATAATAACATTTATTGAATTACTCAAGTTGGCGTATTGAAattgcaccaccaccaccaacaacatCGTTTTAAAATCAGGTCATTTATTCACAACCAAAGGAGAAGATATATCAAATGggtttatatatatttccatCGCTGAGACACCTGTCTACAAGATACTGAATGCAGGAAAATATGGCACTGGGCATGATTTAAGTGATTACTGACTGAATTAAGTAActgcaaaaacagcaaaattagATCAATGTTAATAACTGCTTTAATGTACTAATATTCAGTTTGTACAAATACACATTCTAAACATTCCTTAACAACTATGCAAactggagaagaaaaaaatcttcattTTCTAAGTTGTGAGCTAcccacacacaatcattttcaGATTGCAttgttgaatacatttttatcagaCTTCAGCACTGGTGTAAACAGTAAACATCACCTGTCAGTTTTGCAGCATCTGactataattaaaaaacaaacaaaaaaatactacaGTACAGAGAGTGAATGGCATTGCCCTGACATTACTTCCCATCTAGCAGCATGAAAAGAGAACAGGTGAGGTTGGTCAAGGAGTTTGAGTAGACTTAGATGAAttagtttgaaatatttctttGCATTTATGATCCAatactgttttttgttgtagtttCAGTAAAAGTAACTACACAATAAACAGCATCAAATGTAACTTAGTT from Scomber scombrus chromosome 13, fScoSco1.1, whole genome shotgun sequence encodes the following:
- the nxph2a gene encoding neurexophilin-2, encoding MRALQTFLFFVLLHQVTCRKVRGGATELIEWGDRVNEQKTSPMGASPQILNPLRLFARGSPGFKSNMREVTYLQNMEDFWDWLSNQTDVQGAQARTKRRPIVKTGKFKKMFGWGDFHSNIKTVKLNLLITGKIVDHGNGTFSVYFRHNSTGLGNVSVSLVPPSKVVEFEIAQQSTLETKDTKSFNCRIEYEKTDRSKKNTHCSHDPSKGCYQEQTQSHVSWLCSKPFKVICIYIAFYSEDYKLVQKVCPDYNYHSDTPYSSTG